ACAAAATGGAGGGTGACACAGCCAACAGTAAAATCAGAAACAACTTCTAAAAAAAATCAGACATCTGCCCATTTAATAGTGTGGATGTCTGATTCATTTTTTTGCTTATTTTTGATGCTTTTGATGGAATATCCTGCTGGCGTTTCTGATATGTTCAACCGTCAGTTTTTCAGCAGTTTCTCCATCTTTTCTGCTTATTGCCTCAAATATTGCACGGTGTTCGTCAAGTGCTTTTGCCGGTCTGCCCGGCGTCTCAAATGAATTGTTTCTGGCATTTTGTATATAATGATGAAAAGTACTCAGCATATGCATCAAGGGCCTGCTCTTGCATGCTCTGAAAATAATATCGTGAAACCTGGAGTCATACTTCATAAGATGCTCTGCATCATTTTTTATCGTAAAGAACTCCTCAAATTCAAGGGCTTCCTTAAGTTCAACAATCTCTTCCTCAGTAATTTTTTCAGCTGCCCATCTTGCAGCAAGGCCTTCAATCATTGTCCTGATAGTGAATATATCTTCTACATCCTGATCGGTTACTCCCTTTACAACCGCACCCTTGTTTGGTATGGATGTTACAAGACCTTCAAGTTCAAGCTGTCTGATAGCTTCACGTATAGGGGTTCTGCTTACTCCAAGCTCCTCCGAAAGACGTAATTCTATCAGACTGTCTCCGGGTTTATACGCTCCTGTCAGAATCTGCTTTCGAAGCTTATTGAAAACCCTGCCCCTTAATGAATTTACTAAATTATCACTTTCATCGTAGCCCAGCTTAGCCATTTTAATTTACTCCCCTTAGGGCATATTTTTTTAACACACTTTAATGTTAGTCTTATTTAGCCATTGTTTACTTTTGTATAGTTAAGCAATCCGCCTGCGAGAATCATCTGAACCTGTCTATCAGACAAGGTAACCTTTACATTGAACTGTGTATTCTTTGTAAGATTCTTAACTACTATAGTATCGGCATTTTTAACCTGTTCTATCGCATTACCTATTACAAGCTCGTCATTCATATCTATTGTATCGTAATCTGCTTCGTTTTCAAAAGTCATTGGTATGATTCCCGAGTTTATTAGGTTAGCCATATGAATTCTAGCAAAGGATTTTGCAATAACACCCTTAATTCCAAGCTGTAATGGTGCAAGAGCCGCATGTTCTCTACTTGAGCCCTGTCCGTAGTTTGAACCTCCGATTATAAATCCTCCGCCATTTGCCTTTGCTCTTTCGGGGAATTCAGGATCACAAGGAGTCAGACAGAATTCAGCAAGGTAAGGAACATTTGACCTGAAAGGTAACAGTTTTGCATTTGAAGGCATTATGTGGTCGGTAGTTATATTGTCTCCAACCTTTATCAGAGCTTTACCCTCAACTTTATCCGAGAGTGCTTTGTTAAGAGGGAAAGGCTTGATATTCGGACCTCTCACAACCTCAACATTGCTTCCTTCCGGAGCAGGTTCTATAACCAGATTATCATTTATAACAAACTCTTTAGGCATTTCTATCTTAGGAGCCTCTCCCAGCTCTCTGGGGTCGGTTAATACACCTGTAAGTGCACTTGCAGCAGCAACTTCAGGACTTACCAGATAAACCTTTGCAGAAGTAGTTCCACTTCTTCCTTCAAAGTTTCTGTTAAAGGTTCTCAGTGAAACTGCATCGGAGCAAGGCGCCTGTCCCATACCGATACATGGACCACATGCAGACTCCAGAATTCTGGCTCCGGCTGCAACCATATCCGCCAATGCACCGTTTTGAGCGAGCATGGTTAATACCTGTTTTGAACCGGGTGCAATTACCAGACTGACATTAGGATTTATAGTCTTGCCCTTTAATATTGCAGCGACCTTCATCATGTCCATGTATGAAGAGTTCGTACAGCTTCCGATTGCTACCTGATCAACTTTTATTTTTCCGATAGATGATATCTTTTCTACATTGTCAGGGCTGTGTGGTTTTGCTGCCATTGGCTCTATAGTTGACAGATCAATAACGATATGTTCTTCATATACAGCATCAGCGTCAGGCAGAAGCTCAACCCAATCCTGTTCTCTTCCCTGAGCCTTAAGGAATTTCAGAGTTACATCGTCGCTTGGGAAAATTGAAGTTGTTGCTCCAAGCTCGGCACCCATATTTGTAATAGTTGCTCTTTCAGGTACAGTAAGAGTCTTTATACCCTCTCCTGCATACTCAACAACCTTTCCTACTCCGCCCTTAACAGACATTACTCTTAAAACTTCCAATATTATGTCTTTTGCAGTAGACCATGGATTGAGCTGTCCTTTTAGCTCAACCTTACAGACCTTGGGCATGGTCAGATAGTATGGTCCGCCGCCCATTGCAACGGCAACATCAAGACCGCCGGCTCCTATCGCAAGCATTCCTATTCCGCCTCCGGTTGGCGTATGGCTGTCAGATCCCAGTAGTGTCATACCCGGTACACCGAAACGTTCTAGCTGCACCTGATGACATATGCCGTTTCCGGGCTTTGAAAAGTATACACCATGCTTTGAAGTAACAGTCTGTATATACTTGTGGTCATCAGCATTTTCAAAACCTGCCTGTAAAGTGTTGTGATCGATATATGCAACTGATTTTTTAGTCTTAACCCTTGGAATCCCAATAGCTTCAAACTGCAAATAAGCCATTGTTCCGGTAGAATCCTGTGTCAGCGTCTGGTCAATTTTTATAGAGATTTCACTGCCTGCTACCATTTCTCCGCTAACCAGATGATTCTTGATTATTTTTTGTGCCAAATTCAAACCCATTACGAAAATTACCCCCTAATTCAATATATTAATCTATCATATTGACAATTAATTTTTTATCCGTTTAATATAATAACATTTTTTCATAAAAATCTATACGCTATATATGAATTTTTATGAAGGAATAATATCAGGTGCAATTTCCCTTATACCTTTAAGCATTTCATTATTACTGATAGATGTAATTCTGCCTGCCTGGTACTGGGCATCTATCCACTCCTTTATTTTCCCAACTCGTTCATCTTTTTTATCAATCAAATCATTTCCTCTGAATCTGAAATAATTATTAATCCACAGTGCAATACCTGCAAGACCTGATGTCTGAGTTATTGCAACGCCTATTGGTCTGTTAAGCAGCTTGTCAGTATTGAAAATATTATATATCTCCTCATCCTTCAAAAGTCCATCCGCATGAATACCTGCCTGAGTAACATTGAAGTTCTTTCCTATAAACGGTGTTCTTGGAGGAATTTCATAATCAAGCTCTTTTTCATAGTATTCTGCAATTTCAGTAATAATTCTTGTATCCATACCGTCAGTTGTTCCCCTCAGGGATGCATATTCAAATACCATTGCTTCAAGAGGAGTATTACCTGTTCTCTCTCCAATACCCAGTAGCGAGCAGTTAACTGCCGAGCAACCATACAACCACGCTGTAGAGGAGTTGCTTACAGCTTTGTAAAAATCATTGTGACCATGCCATTCAAGTAATTCACTAGGGAAGCCTGCGTGGTGTTTGAGACCATAAATTATACCGGGAACACTTCTTGGCAGTGCAACACCCGGATATGAAACACCATATCCCATTGTATCGCAAGCCCTAATCTTTATAGGTACTCCGCTTTCATCCATCAATTTTCTAAGTTCCAGTGCAAACGGAATTACAAATCCGTAAAAATCAGCTCTTGTTATATCTTCCAGATGGCATCTCGGTCTGATACCGACATTTATAGCTTCCTTAATAACACTGAGATAATTCTCCATAGCCTGTTTTCTGGTCATTTTTAGCTTTCTGAATATATGATAGTCGGAACAGCTTACCAAAAAACCGGTTTCTTTCATTCCCATTTCCTTTGCCAGTTTGAAATCACTTTTTGAAGCTCTGATCCAGCTGGTTATTTCCGGGAAATCATATCCTAATTCCATACACTTGTATACAGCTTCCTTATCCTTGTCACTGTACAGAAAAAACTCGGTCTGGCGGATTAAACCCTTAGGGCCACCCAACTGATGAAGATATTTATAAAGCTTAACAATCTGTTCTACCGTATATGGTGCACGTGACTGTTGACCGTCTCTGAAAGTAGTATCAGTTATCCATATCTCATCAGCAGGATACATAGGTACTTTACGGTGATTGAATGCACACTTGGGAACATCGTCATAATTGTATATATCTCTATATAAGTTTGGCTCTGAAATGTCCTGAAGTGCATACTTGTACTGAGTTTGTTCCAATGTATTGGATTTTTTATTAAATTCTATCATTTATCAAACCTCCTATAAAAATATTAATAAAAGTATCAAAAATCAAAAAGATATTATTTTATGTATAAATGAATATTTGTATTACTGTACAATTGTATACAATAGTACAGTGCATGTCAATGTAATAATTATAATGCCCCCCAATGTCAAGACAAACATTTTTAAATTTTAGTTAGGTCTCCTTTCGATGGGTGTATAGTGTTTGTTAGAGCTTGTCAAGGTCTTAAAAATGTTGTTTAATTGACAAGTTTGGATACCAACGTCTATTCTTGGTAGCTTTATAAAGGCTCCTGCCTTACAGCGAGAATAGATATCTGCCTAAGCTTAGGCAGTTTTTTCTGCTAGGGTTCTATAATAAACTTCTCCTGGTGTCCTATACTCTAAGGTCTGATGTGGACGGTAAATGTTGTAATAAGCTATATACTCCTGAATAATGTTACGTAATTGCTTAGGTGTGGAATATTCCTCAAGATATAACTTCTCCCATTTCAGACTGCGCCAGAAGCGTTCAATACAGATATTATCAAGGGCTTGACCTTTTCCATCCATTGATACTTTTATGTTGTTCTCTTTCAAAAGATTTATATAATCTTCACAGGTAAACTGGGATCCTTGATCACTGTTAATAATTTCGGGTTTCCCATGTGCTGTGATAGTCCTTTTCACCAGATTGAGGACAAGACTTTTATCCATGGTATTGGATAATTCATAACCGACGATATATTTGGAATGCCAATCGATGATAGCTGCTAAATACATATGACCTTTGGGCATCCGACAATAGGTAATATCCACTGACCATACCTGATTAGGCCTATCAATTGTAAGCCCTCTGAGAAGATATGGATGGACATACTTCAATCGGCCCCGTTTACTTAGGTTGGGTCCTGGGCAGATTCCATAAATGTTCATTTCCCTCATATAACGGCGGGTACGCTTCTTGTTGATGTTTATGCCATGATCCCTATGAAGGATATGCGTCATACGCCGATACCCAAGTGAAGAGTCTCTCGTATAGATTTCATCAATAAGCCATTTAATACGGTATTCTTCGCTGCGATCAGGTTCGTGCGGCTGATAGTAAAGCGTACTCCGATTAAGCCCTAGCAACTGGCACTGTCGAGTAATGGTCAGCTTTTTATGTTTTTTATCCACCATGCTTTGGCGGCTCTGTCGGGAGGCCGAATTGTTCAGATTTTTTTTTGAGCCAGTTACGCTCTACGGTTAACTGACCTATTTGCCTGTGAAGCTCGTCAATCTGAGCTTCATGTACCTGCTTCAATTGTTCGGTTTCATCAGCATCATCACTGAAAGCACGGTTGGCATTCTTTATGAACTCAGATTTCCAACGCGTAAGCTGATTTGGTTGGATTTCGTACTTAGCAGCGATCTCTGTCAATGTTTGTGCCTCTTTTAAGACTTCGAGGACTATTTTGGTTTTCTGTTCAGGGGTAAAAGTTCTTCTCTTTTTCATAGCTTTATTCTAACTAATTTTTTGGATTTTGTCGTCTAGTTTCTTGGATTCATTATAAATAGTGTTTTTTGAATGAATATTTTTGAAGGAATTTAATGTTCAATCTAGAATTATTGTTGTATAATGAAATGTATAAATAAACTAATACATTTTTTGCTAAATCGGGGGGAAGCATGTTATGAAAAAAACTGAGGAAAGAAAAAGTACCAATTTATATGGTATTGGTGCTTTAGTTAGTATTGTTTTATGTGTTATAGGGGGGATCATCAGCGGGAAGGCTGTATTTGCAGTTTATACCTTCTTTGCCTGTCTTGCATCCTGTATAACCTTTATTATTCTTTCGGGGTTACAGTACAAAAAGACTATCAAAAGATTTTCTACAGATATTGACGGATTCAAATCCGGGGACTTTTCACGAATGATTGAGCCAAAGCAATATGGAATTCTTGGCTTCGTCGCTTCTGTAGTTAATCTGGTAATAAGTGATATTCGTTCTCTTGTGGAAAGTTTCTTTAATCTCTCCTTATCTATAACACAAGCATCCAGAAAAGTAACTTCTACTGCTGAAAATGCATCTACCGCTATTGAAGAAATCTCAAAAACTATTGACGAAATAGCAAAAGGTGCATCCTCACAGGCCGCTGAAGCCCAAATGGGTGTTCAAGTAGTTGATAAACTTTCTGATCAGATTAATTTTGTTTATGAAAGCTATACCGGAATTACAAATGAAACCAACAAAATTATTGATTTGAATACTGTAGGTCTAAAAGCAGTTACTACCCTTAGAGACAAGTCAAAAGAGACATATGAGACTTCTGAAAAAATATTTGCAGTTGTTGAAAAGCTTACTAACACAACAAAGGATATTGGTCTCTTTGTTGAATCTATAGAAAACATAGCTGAGCAAACCAACCTCCTTGCTCTCAATGCTGCTATCGAAGCTGCCAGAGCCGGAGAAGCAGGAAAAGGTTTTGCAGTAGTTGCAGATGAAGTCCGTAAGCTTGCCGATCAAAGCAGAAAGTCAACCGAAGAGATAAATAACATGATGGAGAGTATTCAGGAAGAATCCGCATTAGCCATATCTTCAATGGAAATAATGAAAAAGGTTTCACAGGAACAAAATTTTGCTGTTGATAAGACAAACAGCTCTTTCAGTGATATTGCAAATGCTATTGATTTTATAGTTTCAAAAATCAATGATGTAAACGAGGCAGTTATTAAAATGCAAACAGATAAGAGCGAAGTAATCAGTTCAATAGAAAATATATCATCTGTGTCCCAGCAGACAGCAGCTTCAAGCGAGGAAGTTGCCGCTACTACCGAAAATCAGCTTAAGGTTATTGATGAAATGAAGATTGCTTCAGAAAGCTTGAATCAGTTGGTTAAGCAATTGGATAACAAGCTCAAGAAATACAAACTAAGATAGTCCTTTAAAGTAGTTTAAAAGGGAGATTAAAAAGTATCACTTTTCTAATCTCCCTTTTTTTTGTGCCATATGAAGGTGTATTCTTGTTAATTACTTTCTTCCGATGTCTTTTCTATAATGCATACCCTCAAACTGTATTTTTTCAATTCCGGCATATGCCTTTTCGATAGCCTTATCCATTGTTGATTCAACCGCCGTAACTCCCAGCACACGTCCTCCGGCAGTATAATACTTACCGTCTTTACAGGACGTACCCGAGTGGAACACTATTGTTTCACCGTTTGCTTCAGCATTGTCGATACCACTGATTTCAAGTCCTGTAGAATATTTTCTCGGGTAACCTCCGGAAGCAGCGATTACGCAGACAGCCGAATTGTCGTCCCACTTTATATGTATATCGCAGAGTCTTTCATCAATGATTGCTTCGAAAATGACTAAAAGGTCAGTTTTTAACCTAGGAAGTACAACCTGTGTTTCGGGATCACCAAAACGGGCATTATACTCCAGTACTTTTGGGCCGTCCTTTGTTATCATCAGCCCAAAATAAAGTACTCCTTTGAATTTACGTCCTTCCTTGTTCATAGCTTCAACTGTGGGTGTAAATATTTCCTTCATGCAGTAGTCATTTAGCTTCTTATCATAAAGGGGACTTGGAGAAAAAGTCCCCATACCACCTGTATTTGGTCCCTGGTCATTGTCAAAAACACGCTTGTGATCCTGTGAGGAAACCATTGGGACAATTGTTTTTCCGTCTGTAAATGCCAGAATGGAAACCTCAGGCCCCTGAATGAATTCTTCAATTACAACTCTGCTGCCTGCTTCTCCAAAAATCTTATCGTTCATCATACCCTTAACGGCTTCCCTTGCTTCCTGTATGGTCTTAGCTATTATGACGCCCTTTCCAAGTGCCAGACCATCAGCCTTTACGACAATAGGAGCCGAACAGGTATCAAGATATTGCAGGGCTTCTGTGCAGTTGTCAAATACCATATAGCCTGCCGTAGGTATGTTATATTTCTTCATTAAATCCTTCGAAAACGCCTTGCTTCCTTCGATTATAGCAGCTGCCTTTACAGGTCCAAAAGCCCTTACACCTGCTTCAGTCAGCTTGTCAACCAGCCCGGCTGCAAGAGGGTCATCCGGTGCAACTACAACCATATCTACCTTATTTTCTTTGGAAAACTTTACTATTTCGTCCATGTCCATTGCTTTTATGGGAACACATTCTGCAAGTCCGGAAATTCCGCCGTTGCCCGGTGCACAATATAATTTACTTATTTTAGGGCTTTGTGAAAGCTTCCATACAATAGTATGCTCTCTTCCTCCCCCTCCGACTACAAGAACCTTCATATTTACCTCACGTCTCATTTCTCTTGTATTACAAGTTAATTTTTTAGAAACCCGCCGTTTGTAGGAGGCTTTTTAGTGCTTAAAGTGTCTCATTCCTGTAAACACCATTGCGATTCCGTATTTATTGCATGCATCTATTGATTCCTGATCTCTTATTGAACCGCCGGGTTGTATAATAGCCTTAATACCCGCAGCAGCAGCAGCTTCAACGCAATCTGAGAACGGAAAGTAAGCATCTGATGCCATTACAGCTCCCTGTGATCTCTCTCCTGCATACTCAATGGATACCTTCGTGGGAACTATTCTGTTTGTCTGACCCGGGCCCACACCAATAGTCATCTTGCCCTTTGCAAGAGTAATTGCATTTGATTTGGTGTGCTTAACAACCTTCATTGCAAAAACAAGGTCTTCCATCTGTTCCTTTGTAGGCTGTACATCTGTTACACATTTCAGGTCTTCCTGATTAAACAGCTGGCTGTTGTACTTCTGTACCAGCAGACCTCCTGCAACCTTTTTCATGTCATATGCATCAGGTGAAATCTCGTCAGTGATATTCTCCAGTTTAAGAAGTCTGACATTCTTCTTTTGCGTCAAAACGGCAAGTGCATCTTCCGTAAAAGAAGGTGCAACAACTATTTCTACAAATATCTTGTTGATTTCTTCAGCTGTCTTAGCGTCAATTTCTCTGTTTGCAGCAATAATTCCGCCGAATATTGATACAGGATCAGATTCATATGCTCTCATATAAGCGTCATATATATTGTCTGCACTGCCGACGCCGCAAGGATTAGTATGTTTTACAGCAACAACTGTCGGCTCGTCAAATTCCTTGACAAGCTCTATAGCACCGTTAGTATCATTTATATTATTGAAGGAAAGTTCTTTACCGTGAAGTTGTACTGCACTTGGCAGAAGTCCTGTGTTTGCTCCGACTTCCTTATAGAATACTGCTTTTTGATGTGGGTTTTCGCCGTAACGCATATCCTGAGCCTTTTCATATGTTAGTGAAAGTGTTTCAGGGAAATCTATATCTCCAAGAGTGTCTCTCAGATATTTTGCAATCAATGTATCATAATGACTTGTATGTTCAAAAACCTTGTAGGCCAGTCTGAATTTGGTCTTAACGCTGACATCTCCAGATTCGTTCATTTCATTCAGTACATTTTTATAATCCGCAGGATCAACAATAACTGCAACATCCTGATAGTTCTTAGCAGCTGCCCTAAGCATCGTAGGACCGCCTATGTCAATGTTCTCTATAGCTTCTTCCAGTTCTACATTGCCTTTTAAAATTGTCTGTTTGAAGGGATAAAGGTTTATTATTACCATGTCAATTGTTTCAACACCCAGTTCCTTTATCTGCTTCATGTGTTCCTCGTTGCTTCTTATTGCAAGAAGTCCTGCATGTACTTTTGGGTGAAGAGTTTTTACCCTTCCATCAAGACATTCCGGGAAACCTGTTATGTCAGATATGTTTATAACCTTTAGCCCGGCAGCTGAAAGAGCTTTTGCAGTTCCTCCTGTGGAAATTATCTCTATACCCTTGGAAGCCAGAGCAGATGCAAACTCAACAATACCTGTTTTGTCTGAAACACTTATTAATGCACGCTTAATCATTTAAATATCCTCCAATCACTTTATATGAATTTAAATTATCTTTACTTTTCTCCCTTCAACTACCAGTTTGTTTTCTGCAAAAAGCCGTATAGCCTCAGGGAGTATCTCCCATTCAGCCTGTTCCATTACTCTCCTTTGCAGTGTCTCGGGTGTATCATCATCCTCAACGCAAACTGCTTTTTGAAGTATTATAGGCCCTGCATCGGCCTCCAGCTCTACAAAATGTACTGTAGCACCGGTTACCTTAATACCAGCTTCAAGAACCTTTTGATGGGGTATGATTCCATAAAAACCCTTTCCGCAAAAAGAAGGAATCAAAGCAGGATGAATGTTTATCACTCTGCCTTTATAAGCCCTTGTAAAGCGTTCTCCCAGTATTGAAAGGAAACCAGCCATCACAACTAAATCAACCTCAAAACCTTTGAAATGACTTATCAGGGCTTCATCATATTCCTCGATATTGCTAAAATTCTTTCTGGATATACATATACCTTTGATACCGTGCTTCTTTGCCCTTTCAAGAGCATACGCATCAGGCCTGCTGGAAACCACGGTGACTATCCTGACATTTTTAATGTATCCGCATTCTACCTTGTCTATAATAGCCTGAAGGTTGGAACCGCCTCCTGATACCAGTATACCTATATTTAACATATATCTACCCCATCTTCGCCTTCGGAAATTGAACCGATAACGTAAGCCTTTTCACCTTTTGAATCAAGGTAACTGATTATTTCGTCCGCTTTTTGTGCATCAACTGCCATAATCATTCCGATTCCCATATTAAAGGTATTAAAAATATCCTTATCAGCCATATTGCCAAGGTCTCTGAGCAAATCAAATATAGGTAGAACAGGCCATGACCCCTTCTGAATTTGTGCACGAAGGCCATCCGGAATCATTCTTGGAATATTCTCAATAAATCCTCCGCCTGTGATATGAGATATTCCCTTTATTTCGTATTTCCCAATAATATCCATAATTGTTTTAACATATATTTTTGTTGGTTTTAAAAGTTCCTCGCCCAAAGTACAGCCAAGCTTTTCAACATATTCCTTGAGGTTGTTTTCCGTGGGGTTTATAAGCTTTCTTACAAGTGAATAGCCGTTACTGTGAATTCCCGATGAAGGAAGACCTATTAATTTATCCCCCGCTTTGATTGTTTTTCCGTTGATTATCTTTTTTTTATCAACAATTCCTACAGTAAAACCTGCCAGGTCATATTCATCAACGGGATAGAAACCGGGCATTTCTGCGGTCTCTCCTCCTATAAGAGAACAGCCCGACATTACACAACCTTCAGCTACCCCCTTAACAATTGCTGCTACTTTTTCAGGATAATTTTTCCCAACTGCGATATAATCCAGAAAAAATAGTGGTTCTGCCCCACTGCATATGATATCGTTTACACACATTGCAACACAATCAATACCAACAGTATCATGTTTGTCTGTCAAAAACGCTATTTTTAACTTCGTTCCTACTCCATCAGTTCCTGATACCAATATCGGCTGTTCGTACTTTTCTTTATCCAAACTGAAAAGCCCTCCAAAGCCGCCCAGTTCTGTCATAACCTCAGGCCTGAATGTACGCTTTACATGATTCTTCATTAGTTTGACAGCCTCGTAACCTGCCTCTACATCTACACCTGCTTCTCTATAAGTGGTCATGCAATTTACCTCCAAAGAAATTTGTTAATATTTATTTAACAGCCGCAGCTGAATTTATCTCCTTCTTCAGGAACCTCAATAGGATAATTTCCGTCAAGACATGCTGAACAGAAACCCAGTTTTGATCCGATAGGAGTTTTCAAAAGGCCTTCTAAGCTCAGATAACCCAAAGTGTCAGCACATATCATTTGTCTGATTTCTTCAACTGAGAGTTTATCTGCGACGAGTTCCTTCCTGGAGGATATGTCTATTCCAAAGTAGCATGGGAATTTAATAGGAGGAGAACTGACTCTCATGTGGACTTCCTTGGCACCGGCTTTTTTAAGAATCTGCACGATTCTTCTGGTGGTTGTTCCTCTTACAATAGAGTCATCAATGATAACAACCCTTTTTCCTTCAACCGACTTTTTTATGGCATTATGCTTTATTCTGACAGCTACTTCTCTCATACCCTGACTTGGCTGAATAAAGGTTCTGCCCACATACCTGTTTTTCACAAGCCCCTCACTGTATGGTATCCCGGTTTGGTTTGAAAAACCGATTGCCGCGGAAATACCTGAATCGGGAACCCCAATTACCACATCAGCTTCTACAGGATGCTCAATTGCCAGACGTTTTCCTGCTTCATATCTGGATTGCTGAACACTTGCACCGTCTATAACACTGTCAGGTCTTGCAAAATATACAAATTCGAATATACAGAGTTTTGTGTCCTTTTTGTTAAAAGGCCTTATAGCCCTGATTTCATTATTTTCAATTATTACGATTTCACCCGGTTCAACATCCCTTATAAATTCGGCATTAACCGCGTCCAATGCACATGATTCTGATGCAAGAACATATGCTCCGGCAGTTTTTCCAATACATAAAGGTCTGATTCCATTGGGGTCTCTTGCTCCCACCATCTTTTGAGCCGTCATAAGTATAAGCCCGTACGAACCCTTCACATCAACCATCATTTTTTCAACAGCTTCTTCCAGTGTTTCTGAAGTAATGCTGTGTTTAGTTATAAGATTTATGAGTACTTCGGTGTCATTGGTGGTTTGAAATATAGTACCGCTATTCTCCATTTGCTCTCTTAGTATGGAAGCATTTATTATATTTCCGTTGTGAGCAAGTGCCAGCTGTCCGTTCCTTGATCTAACTACTATCGGCTGTGCATTTTCTCTACGGCTTGCTCCTGTAGTTGAATAGCGAACATGTCCGACTGCCATTGTACCTTTCAAATGGTTCAGTAATATCTTGTCAAATATTTCAGGAACCAGTCCCATATCCTTGTGAAATACTATGGTTTCCCTGTCGCTTACTGCTATTCCCGCACTCTCCTGCCCTCTGTGCTGGAGTGAATAAAGACCGTAGTATGTTAACCCGGCCACATCTATCTCATTCCCGTCCAATGAATAGACCCCAAATACACCACATTCCTCATGCATCTTGTCCATTCTTTCATCAAAACAGTCAGGATTACTACACTTCATACAATCGCCAAAATTACACATGGGTAAGCTCCTTTTATCCAGATATGTTAACGGTTTTGTCTATTACAAAACCCCTGTTACTATTTTTATTTACTTGAAAATTTATTGAACTATTTCCAGAAGCTTTTTTTGAAGCTCTGCATTTTTCTTTTCGACTTTTTCTTGAAGTGATTTTTTGTAATCGATCATTTTATGTCTTAATTCATGATATGCAACGGAAAGAATCTGTATCGCCAATAATGCAGCATTCTCTGCACCGTCAACCGCAACTGTGGCAACGGGAATTCCGGCAGGCATCTGAACGATTGACAACAGTGAATCCAATCCATCCAAAGTGGAAGATTTGACAGGTACTCCGATAACGGGAAGTGGCGTGTAAGCTGCCAGTACA
This genomic stretch from Ruminiclostridium cellulolyticum H10 harbors:
- the purE gene encoding 5-(carboxyamino)imidazole ribonucleotide mutase is translated as MCISKDAKVAVIMGSDSDLSVMKSCIKVLKDFEIDCQVMVCSAHRTPDKAAQFAKNAEADGFDVIIAAAGKAAHLPGVLAAYTPLPVIGVPVKSSTLDGLDSLLSIVQMPAGIPVATVAVDGAENAALLAIQILSVAYHELRHKMIDYKKSLQEKVEKKNAELQKKLLEIVQ